Proteins from a genomic interval of Qipengyuania sp. JC766:
- a CDS encoding EAL domain-containing protein, whose protein sequence is MDRKTPVMGTKTFWQRVRANARDIAPSDPHSGRARKQLVLSLFSQKGTLAVGAVNGVFATAAAAFLSREPALYAALAVITTIAVLRVASNLVIKPSERTGSISRLELAYEAGAFSYATALGVTAALTVWLELHGGIQLLVVANALLFGVGICTSNAGRPVIALGQLSLVIVPIMVAALAVGGLAYVLLAFNLLLMLPAMASVTMNIFRTLRDSISAAETSAAMATEMRELARKDPVTGLANRTALDEDLPEMLGRLGEGDCLALLWLDLDRFKEVNDLLGHPTGDGVLAEVADRLRALVGPDALVVRFGGDEFIVATPIEDRLGSECLASEIHAEIMRPMRIDGDCLEVGVSIGVTLRGEDGDNADTLLKNADLALYDAKVNGRKQTCFYLPSMSRNLVRRREIEAELRTAIQNDQLSIFFQPIVDLASGRIRTFEALVRWFHPEKGELLPEEFIPVAEETGVLVTLGNWVTSRAARTAAKWPEDVTLAVNLSPMQIRAPGATLGVLNAIREAGIAPSRLELEVTESLFMDDHEETDFFIRELSRHGVRFALDDFGIGYSSLGHFHKYPFRKIKVDRSFVSGPNAGEKSDAIIRAVAEMGSRLDMEIVAEGLETVEQVQAVRAAGCTLGQGFYFSRAVPDHLASMLLAREREEDDGAPYTVTG, encoded by the coding sequence TTGGACCGTAAGACCCCGGTGATGGGGACAAAGACGTTCTGGCAACGCGTGCGCGCCAATGCCCGCGATATCGCGCCGAGCGATCCGCACAGCGGACGCGCGCGCAAGCAGCTCGTCCTTTCCCTCTTCTCGCAGAAGGGCACGCTGGCAGTGGGCGCGGTCAACGGCGTTTTCGCCACGGCTGCCGCCGCCTTTCTCAGCCGCGAACCCGCCTTGTATGCGGCGCTCGCCGTGATCACGACGATCGCGGTGCTCCGGGTCGCGTCCAATCTCGTCATCAAGCCGAGCGAGCGCACGGGGTCGATTTCGCGGCTGGAACTGGCATACGAGGCCGGCGCCTTTTCCTACGCAACGGCGCTGGGCGTGACAGCGGCCCTGACCGTCTGGCTGGAACTGCATGGCGGGATCCAGCTGCTGGTGGTGGCGAACGCGCTGCTGTTCGGGGTCGGAATATGCACCAGCAATGCGGGGCGCCCGGTCATCGCACTGGGGCAACTCAGCCTCGTCATCGTGCCGATCATGGTCGCGGCGCTCGCGGTGGGCGGCCTCGCCTACGTCCTGCTCGCCTTCAACCTCCTGCTGATGCTTCCGGCGATGGCATCGGTCACGATGAACATCTTCCGGACGCTGCGCGACTCCATCTCCGCCGCCGAGACCAGCGCTGCGATGGCGACCGAAATGCGGGAACTGGCGAGGAAGGACCCGGTCACGGGGCTCGCCAATCGCACGGCCCTCGACGAGGACTTGCCCGAAATGCTGGGACGGCTCGGCGAAGGCGATTGCCTGGCCCTGCTCTGGCTCGATCTCGACCGCTTCAAGGAAGTGAACGACCTGCTCGGCCATCCGACCGGTGACGGCGTCCTGGCCGAAGTGGCCGATCGCCTGCGCGCGCTGGTCGGTCCGGACGCGCTCGTCGTGCGCTTCGGCGGGGACGAATTCATCGTCGCCACCCCGATTGAGGACCGGCTCGGCAGCGAATGCCTGGCCAGCGAAATCCATGCCGAGATCATGCGGCCGATGCGGATCGACGGCGACTGTCTCGAAGTCGGGGTGTCGATCGGCGTGACTCTGCGCGGCGAGGACGGCGACAATGCGGACACGCTGCTCAAGAATGCCGACCTCGCGCTCTACGATGCGAAGGTGAATGGTCGCAAGCAGACCTGCTTTTACCTGCCATCAATGAGCCGCAACCTCGTCAGGCGGCGTGAGATCGAGGCGGAACTGCGAACCGCGATCCAGAACGACCAGCTGTCGATTTTCTTCCAGCCGATCGTCGACCTTGCCAGCGGCCGCATCCGGACGTTCGAAGCGCTTGTGCGCTGGTTCCATCCGGAAAAAGGCGAACTGCTCCCGGAGGAGTTCATCCCGGTGGCGGAGGAGACCGGCGTCCTGGTCACGCTCGGCAACTGGGTCACGTCGCGCGCGGCGCGTACGGCGGCCAAGTGGCCGGAGGACGTGACGCTCGCGGTCAACCTCTCGCCCATGCAGATCAGGGCTCCGGGGGCGACGCTCGGCGTGCTCAACGCCATTCGCGAGGCGGGCATCGCCCCGTCCCGGCTGGAACTGGAAGTCACCGAGAGCCTGTTCATGGACGATCACGAGGAGACCGACTTCTTCATCCGCGAGCTGTCGCGCCACGGCGTACGGTTCGCGCTGGACGATTTCGGGATCGGCTATTCCTCGCTCGGGCACTTCCACAAGTACCCCTTCCGCAAGATCAAGGTGGACCGCAGCTTCGTCTCCGGGCCCAATGCGGGGGAGAAGTCGGATGCGATCATCCGCGCAGTTGCGGAGATGGGATCGCGGCTCGACATGGAGATCGTGGCGGAGGGTCTCGAGACGGTGGAGCAGGTGCAGGCCGTGCGCGCGGCGGGCTGTACGCTCGGCCAAGGCTTCTATTTCAGCCGTGCGGTGCCGGACCACCTGGCCTCGATGCTCCTCGCCCGCGAGCGCGAGGAGGACGACGGTGCGCCGTATACGGTGACCGGCTAG
- a CDS encoding M3 family metallopeptidase, whose protein sequence is MKTQLFAAVAASALMAGCTTMDNEAAMAETLGEASDELAQADIPEGTGYFAQDSDLPFLAPDFRQISEDDYVPAFEQGMAIQKAEVQAIIDNPAAPTFDNTIVALEKSGRMLGRVSRVFFALTGTNTNERLDAINTDISPKLSAHGDSITLNPELFARVKAVYDNRAAMSMTREDAKLLETTYENMVHAGALLTDAERERVKAINTELSTITTEFGQQARNAMSEQTVFFDTRAELAGLSESDIQSAAQLAQEEGQPGKFAIALQNTTQQPLLPSMENRAAREKLFKASYHRADGTTSIDTRPLVAQIARLRAEKAALFGEPDWASYTMYDRMVESPQAALDFMGQMVPALAATQRREAGVLNEKIREEGGNFEVQPWDWYRYANMVKAGRYEVDDDEVMQYFQLDKVLEDGVFYMANKLYGLSFERRTDIPVYHPDVWVYTVRDADGSDMGLFYFDPFQRPSKRGGAWMSNFVDQSYLWDTKPVIYNVLNIPKAPAGEPQLVSFDWVNTTFHEFGHALHGFFADQKYESLSGTATARDFVEYPSQVHEMWMTYPEVLRNYAKHHETGETIPAELVEKLEAASKFNQGYDFGEVVEAALLDMRWHALSADEAAAISTPAQVSAYEDSALRDLGLEVDLVPPRYRTTYFNHIFSSPAGYSAGYYSYLWTQMLDHDSRNWFLENGGLTRANGDRYREAVLSKGGTMDYGEMYRNFAGRDPDVRYMLSALGLIGGEGSQQGSGTEASDGALPPRTTGQ, encoded by the coding sequence ATGAAAACCCAATTGTTCGCGGCCGTTGCCGCCAGCGCCCTGATGGCAGGATGCACCACGATGGATAACGAAGCCGCGATGGCGGAGACGCTCGGCGAAGCGTCCGACGAACTGGCGCAGGCCGACATCCCCGAAGGCACGGGCTATTTCGCGCAGGACAGCGACCTGCCCTTTCTCGCGCCGGACTTCCGCCAGATTTCCGAGGACGATTATGTCCCGGCCTTCGAGCAGGGCATGGCCATCCAGAAGGCCGAAGTGCAGGCGATCATCGACAATCCCGCCGCGCCCACCTTCGACAACACGATCGTGGCACTGGAAAAGTCGGGCCGGATGCTCGGCCGGGTCAGCCGGGTGTTCTTCGCCCTTACCGGCACCAATACCAACGAACGCCTCGACGCGATCAACACCGACATCAGCCCCAAGCTGTCGGCGCATGGTGACTCCATCACGCTGAACCCGGAGCTCTTCGCGCGGGTCAAGGCGGTGTACGACAACCGCGCCGCGATGAGCATGACGCGCGAGGACGCCAAGCTGCTCGAGACGACCTACGAGAACATGGTCCACGCCGGTGCCCTGCTGACCGACGCCGAGCGCGAGCGGGTGAAAGCCATCAACACGGAACTGTCCACCATCACCACCGAGTTCGGGCAGCAGGCCCGTAACGCGATGAGCGAGCAGACCGTCTTCTTCGACACCCGCGCCGAACTGGCCGGCCTGTCGGAATCCGACATCCAGTCCGCCGCGCAGCTGGCGCAGGAAGAAGGCCAGCCGGGCAAATTCGCGATCGCGCTGCAGAACACCACGCAGCAGCCGCTCCTGCCGAGCATGGAAAACCGCGCCGCGCGCGAAAAGCTATTCAAGGCGAGCTACCACCGCGCCGACGGCACGACGTCTATCGATACGCGCCCGCTGGTCGCGCAGATCGCCCGCTTGCGGGCGGAGAAGGCCGCCCTGTTCGGCGAGCCGGACTGGGCCAGTTACACCATGTACGACCGGATGGTGGAATCGCCGCAGGCCGCGCTCGACTTCATGGGCCAGATGGTTCCCGCGCTCGCCGCGACCCAACGCCGCGAAGCTGGCGTGCTGAACGAGAAGATCCGCGAGGAAGGCGGCAATTTCGAAGTGCAGCCGTGGGACTGGTACCGCTACGCCAATATGGTCAAGGCCGGGCGTTACGAAGTCGATGACGACGAGGTGATGCAGTATTTCCAGCTCGACAAGGTGCTGGAAGACGGCGTTTTCTACATGGCCAACAAGCTTTACGGCCTCAGCTTCGAACGTCGTACGGACATCCCGGTCTACCACCCGGACGTGTGGGTCTACACCGTTCGCGATGCGGACGGCTCCGACATGGGCCTGTTCTACTTCGACCCGTTCCAGCGCCCGTCCAAGCGCGGCGGCGCGTGGATGAGCAATTTCGTCGACCAGAGCTATCTCTGGGACACGAAGCCGGTGATCTACAACGTGCTCAATATCCCGAAGGCACCGGCGGGCGAACCCCAGCTGGTCAGCTTCGACTGGGTCAACACGACCTTCCACGAATTCGGCCATGCGCTGCACGGCTTCTTCGCGGACCAGAAGTACGAAAGCCTCTCGGGCACCGCCACCGCGCGCGATTTCGTGGAATATCCCAGTCAGGTCCACGAGATGTGGATGACCTACCCCGAAGTGCTGCGCAATTACGCCAAGCACCACGAAACGGGCGAGACCATCCCGGCCGAGCTGGTCGAGAAGCTGGAAGCGGCGAGCAAGTTCAACCAGGGCTACGATTTCGGCGAAGTCGTCGAAGCGGCGCTGCTGGACATGCGCTGGCACGCGCTGTCGGCCGACGAGGCCGCGGCTATCAGCACGCCGGCCCAGGTGTCCGCTTACGAGGACAGCGCGCTGCGCGACCTTGGGCTGGAAGTCGACCTGGTGCCGCCGCGCTACCGGACGACCTACTTCAACCACATTTTCAGCTCGCCCGCAGGCTACAGCGCTGGCTATTACAGCTATCTGTGGACGCAGATGCTGGACCATGACAGCCGCAACTGGTTCCTGGAGAACGGCGGCCTGACCCGCGCCAACGGCGATCGCTACCGCGAAGCCGTGCTCAGCAAGGGCGGCACGATGGACTATGGCGAAATGTACCGCAACTTCGCCGGACGCGATCCGGACGTGCGCTACATGCTGTCGGCGCTCGGCCTGATCGGCGGCGAAGGCAGCCAGCAGGGCAGCGGCACGGAAGCCAGCGACGGCGCGCTACCGCCGCGGACGACTGGCCAGTAA
- a CDS encoding cell wall hydrolase, with translation MNQPAPTRAQQRQIRKRQGWRRLLALVAAVAVPAMAAPGEWAGFSDDIATADAPGVKPMPFEKAGFSFPGSAFYYMEDTPQVVADMPGSDLAIFDISGTGSLDQAEELAASRVGAAARAFSLSGSSLSQGRAIDCLAKAVYYEAASEAIGGQRAVAQVVLNRVAHPSYPNSVCGVVFQGSERTTGCQFSFTCDGSMRRVPSVAGMARARMVARDALNGMVYRPVGLATHYHTVWIYPYWAPSLDHIGTIGAHRFYRWKGSAGTAGAFSSRYAGVEPANAPKPRVANLPENDPADPLALARAFEEAQARAQTEAARTGLPAGTTGVPSTGRPVAPPPVYTPQVEARGGDAQFQAEDVPSDNGVKPEYANSGRWIRQPGQ, from the coding sequence ATGAACCAGCCAGCCCCCACACGCGCGCAGCAGCGCCAGATTCGCAAGCGTCAGGGCTGGCGCCGCCTGCTCGCGCTGGTCGCGGCGGTGGCAGTTCCGGCCATGGCCGCACCGGGCGAATGGGCCGGCTTCTCGGACGATATCGCAACAGCGGACGCGCCCGGCGTGAAGCCGATGCCGTTCGAAAAGGCGGGCTTCAGTTTCCCGGGATCGGCTTTCTACTACATGGAAGACACGCCCCAGGTCGTCGCGGACATGCCCGGCTCCGACCTGGCGATCTTCGACATTTCCGGAACCGGCAGCCTCGACCAGGCGGAAGAACTGGCCGCCAGCCGCGTCGGTGCAGCAGCGCGCGCCTTTTCCCTGTCCGGGAGCAGTCTCAGCCAGGGACGCGCGATCGACTGCCTTGCCAAGGCCGTCTATTACGAGGCTGCGTCGGAAGCGATCGGCGGCCAGCGTGCCGTCGCGCAGGTCGTGCTCAACCGGGTCGCGCATCCCAGCTACCCCAACAGCGTTTGCGGCGTCGTCTTCCAGGGGTCGGAGCGCACGACGGGCTGCCAGTTCAGCTTCACCTGCGACGGCTCCATGCGCCGAGTGCCCAGTGTCGCCGGGATGGCGCGGGCGCGGATGGTCGCCAGAGATGCGCTGAACGGCATGGTGTACCGCCCGGTGGGTCTCGCCACGCATTATCACACGGTATGGATCTACCCCTATTGGGCGCCGAGCCTCGACCACATTGGCACGATCGGCGCGCACCGGTTCTATCGCTGGAAAGGCAGCGCCGGGACGGCAGGGGCCTTCAGTTCGCGCTATGCTGGGGTGGAACCTGCCAACGCGCCCAAGCCGCGCGTCGCGAACCTGCCGGAAAACGATCCGGCCGATCCGCTGGCTCTCGCCCGGGCATTCGAGGAAGCGCAGGCCCGCGCACAGACAGAAGCTGCGCGCACAGGACTGCCGGCCGGGACCACAGGTGTTCCTTCCACAGGACGTCCCGTGGCGCCCCCGCCCGTCTATACCCCGCAAGTCGAGGCGCGAGGCGGCGACGCCCAGTTCCAGGCGGAAGACGTGCCTTCCGACAACGGCGTAAAGCCCGAATACGCCAATAGCGGGCGCTGGATCAGGCAGCCCGGACAATAG
- a CDS encoding iron ABC transporter permease produces MKRASLIFGLGILFALPLSLLAGRVWVDPATTPNAVLILAELRLPRSLLAVVVGAGLGAAGAAMQGYLRNPLADPGLFGIAPGAALGAVASFWFGYQAAPFALPLMALAGAGGAMALLALIAGRAGGIALFTLAGLMVASLAGTLTSLAISLAPNAFAMSEIVTWLLGALTDRSWREVWIAAPLTLAGIGLLFGAGRDLDALTLGDAAARSLGVDSRKLLALLIGGVGLTVGSGVAVAGIIGFVGLIVPHLVRPLTDRRPSQLILPSALAGGLLVLVADCVVRILPLVTELRLGIALSLIGAPFFLWLLLKMRRGGSVGFA; encoded by the coding sequence ATGAAGCGGGCCTCGCTGATCTTCGGCCTCGGTATCCTGTTCGCGCTGCCGCTTTCGCTGCTGGCAGGGCGCGTCTGGGTCGATCCCGCCACCACACCCAATGCCGTTCTCATCCTTGCCGAACTGCGCCTGCCGCGCAGCCTGCTGGCAGTCGTGGTCGGGGCGGGGCTGGGTGCGGCTGGTGCAGCGATGCAGGGATATTTGCGCAATCCCCTGGCCGATCCGGGCCTGTTCGGAATTGCGCCCGGTGCCGCGCTCGGCGCGGTGGCCAGCTTCTGGTTCGGATACCAGGCCGCACCTTTCGCATTGCCGTTGATGGCGCTGGCGGGCGCAGGGGGCGCGATGGCGTTGCTGGCCCTCATTGCAGGACGCGCGGGCGGCATCGCGCTGTTCACTCTTGCCGGGCTGATGGTTGCAAGCCTCGCGGGCACGCTTACCAGCCTGGCCATAAGCCTCGCGCCCAACGCCTTTGCCATGAGCGAGATCGTGACCTGGCTGCTCGGCGCGCTGACCGATCGCAGCTGGCGCGAGGTCTGGATCGCCGCGCCGCTGACACTGGCCGGCATCGGTCTGCTGTTCGGTGCCGGGCGGGATCTCGATGCCCTGACACTGGGTGATGCGGCGGCCCGGTCGCTCGGTGTGGATAGCCGCAAGCTGCTGGCACTGCTGATCGGCGGCGTGGGGCTGACGGTGGGAAGCGGCGTCGCCGTGGCCGGCATCATCGGATTTGTCGGCCTGATCGTTCCGCACCTCGTCAGGCCGCTGACGGACCGCCGTCCGTCGCAGCTCATCCTGCCGAGCGCGCTTGCCGGCGGCCTGCTGGTGCTGGTGGCCGATTGCGTGGTTCGCATTCTCCCGCTCGTCACCGAATTGCGGCTCGGTATCGCCCTCAGCCTGATCGGCGCGCCGTTCTTCCTCTGGCTGCTGCTGAAGATGCGGCGCGGCGGATCGGTGGGCTTCGCATGA
- a CDS encoding glycoside hydrolase family 19 protein, with amino-acid sequence MPTFDRTYFFATARGALFGGRLRQEQVEGCNAILDRWESDYPDADRRWLAYLLGTAFHETAQRMAPIHEFGSSAYFERRYGRGTRVGRELGNACIGDGARFHGRGFVQLTGRRNYADWSRRLSIDLLGEPDLALEPGIAARILVEGSVRGTFTGRCLGDYFNEERDDWHHARRVINGLDRAAHIAGLGRRFLTALGGSGTVA; translated from the coding sequence ATGCCGACATTCGACCGGACATATTTTTTCGCGACTGCGAGGGGGGCGCTGTTCGGCGGACGCTTGCGGCAGGAGCAGGTGGAGGGGTGCAACGCCATCCTGGACAGGTGGGAAAGCGACTATCCGGACGCGGACCGGCGCTGGCTTGCCTACCTGCTGGGCACCGCCTTCCATGAAACCGCGCAACGCATGGCACCCATTCACGAATTCGGCAGTTCGGCCTATTTCGAGCGGCGCTACGGTCGGGGAACGCGGGTCGGCCGGGAGTTGGGCAATGCCTGCATCGGCGACGGCGCGCGCTTTCACGGGCGTGGTTTCGTCCAGCTTACCGGGCGGCGAAACTATGCCGACTGGTCGAGGCGCCTTTCGATCGACCTGCTGGGCGAGCCCGATCTGGCGCTGGAGCCGGGGATTGCGGCGCGCATACTCGTCGAGGGCTCGGTGCGCGGGACGTTTACCGGCCGGTGTCTCGGCGATTATTTCAACGAGGAACGGGATGACTGGCACCACGCGCGCCGGGTCATCAACGGTTTGGACCGGGCGGCCCACATCGCCGGACTGGGTCGGCGCTTCCTGACGGCGCTGGGCGGGAGTGGGACTGTCGCCTGA
- a CDS encoding ABC transporter substrate-binding protein, which produces MRALVPALLLLAGCGQAGSAPSATLAERPADRPTIVSLNPCTDAMLAEIAGPQQVLALSHYSRDPAARSMPANLARRYGVTGGTVEEVLALDPDVVVAGAFLAPSARAAFADFGIRVETFGIASSVEQSLGQIERLGDIAGNQAAARRSTGRVERAVAQLKDGAGTNAVSTVLWQSGGIVPGEATLVSDLLRRGGFASHSQALGLGQADFLPLERVLSDPPDLLLVAGAERAQHHPALAEVANLRVETIDPALLFCGGPTIARLAARLQDLQQ; this is translated from the coding sequence GTGAGGGCGCTCGTGCCGGCGCTGCTGCTGCTGGCGGGGTGCGGTCAGGCCGGTTCCGCGCCGTCGGCGACGCTGGCTGAGCGGCCTGCCGACCGCCCTACGATCGTGAGCCTTAACCCCTGCACCGACGCAATGCTGGCGGAAATCGCCGGGCCGCAGCAGGTCCTCGCGCTCTCGCATTACAGCCGGGATCCGGCCGCGCGTTCGATGCCGGCAAACTTGGCGCGTCGGTATGGGGTGACGGGCGGAACGGTCGAAGAGGTCCTCGCGCTCGATCCGGACGTCGTCGTGGCGGGTGCGTTCCTCGCGCCTTCCGCGAGGGCGGCTTTTGCCGATTTCGGTATTCGCGTCGAAACCTTCGGCATCGCCTCGTCGGTCGAGCAGAGTCTCGGGCAAATCGAGAGGCTGGGCGATATCGCGGGCAACCAGGCTGCGGCCCGTCGATCCACGGGGCGCGTGGAGCGGGCGGTCGCTCAGCTCAAGGACGGTGCCGGCACCAATGCCGTGTCCACCGTTCTCTGGCAGTCGGGCGGGATCGTGCCGGGTGAAGCGACCCTGGTGAGCGATCTTTTGCGGCGCGGCGGCTTTGCCAGCCATTCACAGGCCCTCGGACTGGGGCAGGCGGACTTCCTGCCGCTGGAGCGCGTGCTGTCCGATCCGCCGGACCTTTTGCTGGTTGCCGGTGCGGAACGCGCGCAGCATCATCCCGCGCTGGCCGAAGTAGCGAACCTTCGCGTCGAGACGATCGATCCGGCTCTGCTGTTCTGCGGCGGGCCCACGATCGCACGGCTGGCCGCGCGGCTGCAGGACTTGCAGCAATGA
- a CDS encoding GCN5-related N-acetyltransferase → MDRSQLVDRWFALTRGTMPGVAAGKGWPVRLDHCFQRILLDNAVGGPWREHVAAPAYRNASDAVLREAIRLGEAAIAGELDLADLNRRSLVWRGKA, encoded by the coding sequence ATGGATCGCTCCCAACTCGTCGACCGCTGGTTTGCACTGACGCGCGGGACCATGCCCGGCGTCGCCGCCGGGAAGGGCTGGCCGGTCCGGCTCGATCACTGCTTCCAGCGTATATTGCTCGACAATGCCGTCGGCGGCCCTTGGCGCGAGCATGTAGCCGCGCCGGCCTATCGCAATGCGTCCGATGCCGTACTGCGCGAGGCGATCCGGCTGGGCGAAGCGGCGATCGCGGGCGAACTGGATCTGGCGGATCTCAATCGCCGATCACTCGTGTGGCGGGGGAAGGCATAG
- a CDS encoding ABC transporter ATP-binding protein: MTGAELGTQGVSIPGRLTDVSVMLEAGSVTAICGPNGAGKSTLLSVLAGLNDPASGRAMLGETPLSALDPRQRAQRIGFLPQEPDIAWDLAVRNLVSLGRLPHRDRATGLVDNALAALDLVGFADRPVSTLSGGERARVLLARVLAGEPEWILADEPLAALDLAHQAQLVGHLKAVARKGAGVVIVLHDLALARNHADRVILLSEGRIHSEGEPATSLSPAGIAEVFGVEGEWLGEEGRLAFSPVLHTERLPRT; encoded by the coding sequence ATGACCGGGGCGGAACTCGGCACGCAGGGGGTCTCGATCCCGGGACGTTTGACCGATGTTTCGGTCATGCTGGAAGCCGGCTCGGTCACTGCGATCTGCGGTCCGAACGGGGCGGGCAAGTCGACCCTGTTGTCGGTGCTGGCAGGGCTCAACGATCCGGCATCCGGACGTGCCATGCTTGGCGAGACACCGCTGTCTGCGCTCGACCCGCGGCAACGGGCCCAGCGGATCGGTTTCCTGCCACAGGAGCCGGACATTGCCTGGGACCTGGCGGTTCGAAATCTGGTTTCTCTGGGCCGCCTGCCGCATCGCGATCGGGCGACCGGCTTGGTGGACAACGCGCTCGCCGCGCTCGACCTGGTCGGTTTTGCGGACAGACCGGTGTCCACGCTCTCGGGCGGCGAGCGGGCAAGGGTGCTGCTCGCGCGCGTGCTCGCGGGCGAACCGGAATGGATCCTCGCCGACGAACCCCTCGCCGCGCTCGATCTCGCGCACCAGGCGCAACTTGTCGGCCATCTGAAGGCCGTGGCCCGCAAGGGCGCGGGGGTCGTGATCGTCTTGCACGATCTGGCCCTGGCCCGGAACCATGCCGACAGGGTCATCCTGCTGTCGGAAGGCCGCATCCATTCGGAGGGCGAGCCTGCCACAAGCCTTTCGCCTGCCGGGATCGCCGAGGTCTTCGGAGTAGAGGGCGAGTGGCTGGGCGAAGAAGGCCGGCTGGCATTTTCCCCTGTCCTACACACGGAGCGCCTGCCTAGAACATAG
- a CDS encoding TonB-dependent receptor codes for MRHVLFGFCSTLAFTVPAHAQVEPSTREQVPDDTPVDPVVVSDDFSEFATDPDTITITVTGTPIEVEDTGQPVTIIGRDEIESVQGPDIARILRRAPGVTVTGSGGLGSLTSVRVRGGENDQLLVLVDGIEVNDPASTSGGFDFGNLVPGTIQSVDLLRGSNSTVWGSDAIAGVMAITTRAATGLEASAEYGARDTVYAQASGGVESDAGFIGIAGSYLTTGGVSAAASGTEPDGFEQYAITGRGRLYLGRTASLFASGRYAEGDLELDGFPPPDFTLADTGATQETRQYSGNVGVQNDAGPLFVKAAYSFADTERVNFDPGTGPGPSFTSDGHQDRIEARGEWRPIGPLLVNFGGEYEWSAFSSDSSDRVTTSIGGVYGQLGIEFGPLSGRAGLRYDDHQDFGGTASFGADFSYALADNLRLRASVGEGFKAPSLFQLNSDFGNPALDPAQSTSFDLGLAYGDRSQDGYAGLTLFRRDTENLIDFASCFSDPDPLCDDGRFGYYINVGETRAQGFEIEAGKRLGDRLMMRLAYSYVEAEDRTPGGANEGNRLARRPDHALTASVDWTGPADLTLGGDVRLVGDSFDNIGNTTALDGYVLTDLRASWPLAEQIELFGRIENLFDVDYTVAAGYGTPGRSAYIGARLRL; via the coding sequence ATGCGTCACGTCCTTTTCGGTTTTTGCAGTACCCTTGCGTTCACGGTCCCTGCCCACGCCCAGGTCGAGCCTTCGACCCGCGAACAGGTCCCCGACGACACGCCGGTCGATCCGGTCGTCGTGTCCGACGATTTCTCCGAATTCGCGACCGATCCCGACACGATCACAATCACGGTCACCGGTACGCCGATCGAGGTCGAGGACACGGGGCAACCGGTCACGATCATCGGTCGCGACGAGATCGAGTCCGTCCAGGGCCCTGACATCGCCCGTATCCTGCGGCGTGCGCCGGGCGTGACGGTCACGGGCAGCGGCGGTCTCGGCAGCCTGACCAGCGTCCGCGTCCGCGGTGGGGAGAACGACCAGTTACTGGTCCTGGTCGACGGCATCGAGGTCAACGATCCGGCTTCGACCTCGGGCGGTTTCGATTTCGGCAATCTCGTTCCCGGAACCATCCAGTCGGTGGACCTGTTGCGCGGTTCCAATTCCACCGTCTGGGGCAGCGATGCGATCGCCGGGGTCATGGCGATCACGACGCGCGCGGCGACCGGACTCGAAGCGAGCGCGGAATACGGCGCACGCGACACCGTCTACGCACAGGCGTCCGGCGGTGTCGAAAGCGATGCCGGGTTTATCGGTATCGCAGGCAGCTACCTGACCACGGGCGGCGTTTCCGCTGCCGCTTCGGGCACCGAGCCCGACGGGTTCGAACAATATGCAATTACCGGGCGCGGTCGCCTCTATCTCGGGCGGACCGCCTCGCTGTTCGCTTCGGGCCGCTATGCCGAGGGCGATCTCGAACTCGACGGGTTTCCGCCGCCCGACTTCACGCTCGCCGACACCGGCGCCACGCAGGAGACGCGGCAGTATTCGGGCAATGTCGGCGTGCAGAACGATGCCGGGCCGCTTTTCGTGAAGGCCGCCTATTCCTTCGCCGATACCGAGCGCGTGAATTTCGATCCCGGGACCGGTCCGGGACCGTCCTTTACCTCCGACGGCCACCAGGACCGGATCGAGGCGCGCGGCGAATGGCGCCCGATCGGTCCGTTGCTGGTCAATTTCGGCGGCGAGTACGAGTGGAGCGCGTTCAGCAGCGATAGCAGCGACCGGGTGACCACCAGCATCGGCGGCGTCTACGGACAGCTCGGGATCGAGTTCGGTCCGCTCTCGGGCCGCGCCGGCCTTCGTTACGACGATCATCAGGATTTCGGCGGTACAGCCAGCTTCGGTGCGGATTTCAGCTACGCGCTCGCGGACAATCTGCGGCTGCGCGCCAGCGTCGGCGAGGGCTTCAAGGCACCGTCGCTTTTCCAGCTTAATTCCGATTTCGGCAATCCGGCGCTGGACCCCGCGCAGAGCACCAGCTTCGACCTCGGCCTCGCCTATGGGGACCGTTCGCAGGATGGCTATGCCGGTCTGACGCTGTTCCGCCGGGACACCGAGAACCTGATCGATTTCGCGAGCTGCTTCAGCGATCCCGATCCTCTGTGCGATGATGGCCGCTTCGGCTATTACATCAATGTCGGCGAAACGCGGGCGCAGGGCTTCGAGATCGAGGCGGGCAAGCGTCTCGGCGATCGCCTGATGATGCGGCTCGCCTACAGTTACGTCGAAGCCGAAGACCGCACGCCCGGCGGCGCGAACGAGGGCAACCGGCTGGCGCGGCGCCCCGATCATGCCCTGACGGCCTCGGTCGACTGGACCGGTCCCGCCGATCTGACGCTGGGCGGCGACGTAAGGCTCGTCGGCGACAGTTTCGACAATATCGGAAACACCACGGCACTCGACGGCTACGTATTGACCGACCTCCGGGCCAGCTGGCCGCTGGCGGAGCAGATCGAACTGTTCGGCCGGATCGAGAACCTGTTCGATGTCGATTACACGGTCGCGGCCGGATACGGCACCCCGGGCAGATCGGCTTATATCGGGGCGCGGCTGCGCCTGTGA